In Aegilops tauschii subsp. strangulata cultivar AL8/78 chromosome 3, Aet v6.0, whole genome shotgun sequence, one genomic interval encodes:
- the LOC109744860 gene encoding putative cysteine proteinase inhibitor 7, giving the protein MRTGSLLLIIFAIVVVAYPFATSAEEEWYPIGDPDNEPRVQELDGWAVAEHVKQAHDGLKFIKVVSGAEANAAGVKYRLDIKALNNNGQPSAYRAILLEEVRDNKRTLISFGPAN; this is encoded by the coding sequence ATGAGGACCGGTAGCCTCCTCCTCATCATTTTCGCCATTGTTGTCGTGGCTTACCCGTTTGCAACTTCCGCCGAGGAAGAGTGGTATCCTATTGGAGACCCCGACAATGAACCACGCGTCCAAGAGCTCGACGGGTGGGCAGTGGCGGAGCACGTCAAGCAGGCACACGACGGGCTCAAATTCATCAAGGTGGTGAGCGGTGCGGAGGCAAATGCCGCCGGTGTGAAATATCGCCTCGACATCAAAGCATTGAACAACAACGGCCAACCTAGTGCATACAGAGCGATTTTACTCGAGGAGGTCAGGGACAACAAGCGCACCCTCATCTCCTTCGGACCCGCGAACTAA